In a single window of the Bradyrhizobium erythrophlei genome:
- a CDS encoding cupin produces MAINKLHDEFRTIDMSTGWETPAGYPAGIQQKILSGALDEVNKRGSRTRLLRFEPGVYTTKPFVHEYWEEVFLFSGDLIVGNDEQGNGGESFKPNTYACRPPGAFHGPFKSVAGCMLMEIHYFDPA; encoded by the coding sequence ATGGCAATCAACAAACTCCACGACGAATTTCGCACCATCGACATGTCCACCGGCTGGGAAACCCCTGCGGGCTACCCGGCCGGCATCCAGCAGAAGATCCTTTCCGGCGCCCTCGACGAGGTGAACAAGCGCGGCAGCCGCACCCGTCTTCTGCGGTTTGAGCCGGGCGTTTACACCACCAAGCCGTTCGTTCATGAATATTGGGAAGAGGTTTTCCTGTTTTCCGGCGATCTGATCGTCGGCAACGACGAACAGGGCAATGGCGGTGAATCGTTCAAGCCGAACACCTACGCCTGCCGTCCGCCCGGTGCGTTTCACGGCCCGTTCAAATCGGTGGCGGGCTGCATGTTGATGGAGATTCACTATTTCGACCCCGCCTGA
- a CDS encoding MarR family winged helix-turn-helix transcriptional regulator — protein MVKSAARVKTTKLAVGRPAPRAALTTSRPELLVDGSDQQFRRLVHSLFGFLVRHQTLREGHAAVIGLPGIEYTTLISIRHLAALGDVHVKAVADHLHLSGAFVTTVTNKLESKDLIEKAAHPVDRRRLSLTVTPRGAELLERLAPTQMQINDVQFGCLSAREFQQLLDMVQRLVETSDRAIALQRYLAETNAKPISPALRNPDASKRRKSRKA, from the coding sequence GTGGTAAAATCAGCAGCGCGCGTCAAGACCACCAAGCTTGCCGTCGGACGTCCCGCCCCTCGGGCCGCGCTCACCACGTCTCGGCCCGAACTACTGGTTGACGGCTCCGACCAGCAATTCCGCCGCCTCGTCCACAGCTTGTTCGGGTTTCTGGTCCGGCATCAAACGCTGCGCGAAGGGCATGCCGCCGTCATCGGCCTGCCCGGAATCGAATACACCACGCTGATTTCGATCCGGCATCTGGCCGCGCTTGGGGACGTTCACGTCAAGGCTGTCGCCGATCATCTGCACCTCAGCGGGGCGTTCGTCACCACCGTAACCAACAAGCTTGAAAGCAAGGATTTGATCGAAAAAGCGGCGCATCCGGTCGACCGCAGGCGACTGTCGCTCACGGTCACGCCGCGCGGCGCAGAATTGCTTGAACGCCTGGCGCCGACCCAGATGCAGATCAACGATGTGCAGTTCGGCTGCCTGAGCGCACGGGAATTCCAGCAGTTGCTCGACATGGTGCAGCGTCTCGTCGAAACGAGCGACCGCGCGATCGCACTACAGCGTTATCTGGCCGAGACCAACGCCAAGCCGATCTCGCCGGCGCTCCGGAATCCCGACGCGTCCAAGCGGCGAAAGTCCCGGAAGGCATGA
- a CDS encoding MFS transporter has translation MVITADSAAAAVASEPSPSGASLRGLDGVNLLLAAALSGFGPYVAAFLAEQNWTQQRIGFVLTVGGFAGLLSQLPGGALLDAIRSKRTAVALGAGMIAAGALIMAAWPSFPLVLVALVLQGITGGFLGLAIATISLGLVGHAALAERLGRNQRFASTGGVFAAGLMGFIAYFLSYRAIFIAAAALVLPLLLALGRIHPSDIHFGRACCFPDHEGPSAPPRVRLRSLWKTPGLLIFAGCVFLFQMANASLLPLAGEAFAYSKEALSSLIFSALIMVPQVVVAIMAPWTGRQANMRGRRPLLLVGFAALPIRALVFAWTTNPTILIAAQLLDGVSGAVLGVLTALTVADLTAGTGRFNLAQGFLGTISGIGASLSTTLIGLVAGSFGPAAGFLCIAAVALAALFLLWWLMPETHPSNRS, from the coding sequence ATGGTCATTACTGCGGATTCTGCAGCAGCAGCGGTCGCAAGTGAACCATCCCCATCTGGCGCCAGCTTGCGGGGTCTCGATGGCGTTAACTTGCTGCTCGCTGCAGCTTTGTCGGGCTTCGGCCCCTACGTCGCTGCCTTTCTAGCCGAGCAAAATTGGACTCAACAGCGCATCGGCTTTGTGCTGACGGTGGGTGGTTTCGCCGGATTGCTAAGTCAACTACCCGGCGGGGCATTGCTTGACGCTATCCGATCGAAGCGAACCGCGGTCGCGCTAGGTGCGGGTATGATTGCAGCAGGCGCGCTGATTATGGCAGCTTGGCCGAGTTTCCCATTGGTGTTGGTCGCGCTGGTGCTGCAAGGGATCACTGGCGGCTTCCTGGGGCTGGCGATCGCCACCATCAGCCTCGGCCTGGTTGGCCACGCCGCGCTCGCCGAGCGGCTCGGACGCAATCAGCGCTTCGCCTCGACGGGAGGAGTATTCGCGGCCGGCCTCATGGGCTTCATCGCCTATTTCCTGTCGTATCGCGCGATATTCATCGCCGCTGCTGCGCTGGTGCTTCCGCTGCTCCTTGCTCTCGGCCGCATCCACCCCTCGGATATCCATTTCGGCCGCGCCTGCTGCTTTCCGGATCACGAAGGGCCGAGCGCGCCTCCGAGAGTCCGGCTCCGAAGCCTTTGGAAGACTCCCGGCCTGCTGATATTCGCCGGCTGCGTGTTCTTATTCCAGATGGCCAACGCATCGTTGCTGCCACTTGCCGGCGAAGCATTCGCGTACAGCAAGGAAGCGCTTTCCTCACTCATCTTCTCCGCGCTCATCATGGTGCCCCAGGTCGTCGTGGCGATAATGGCGCCGTGGACCGGTCGCCAGGCGAATATGCGAGGCCGCCGGCCGCTGCTGCTCGTCGGATTCGCGGCATTGCCGATCCGTGCGCTGGTGTTTGCCTGGACGACCAATCCAACGATTCTCATCGCCGCTCAATTGCTGGACGGAGTCAGCGGAGCGGTGCTGGGCGTGCTCACGGCGCTGACAGTCGCCGACCTCACAGCTGGTACCGGCCGATTCAATCTCGCGCAGGGTTTCCTCGGAACGATATCCGGGATCGGCGCTTCGCTCAGTACCACACTCATAGGTCTCGTTGCCGGGAGCTTCGGCCCAGCGGCAGGGTTTCTCTGCATCGCAGCAGTGGCCCTGGCCGCCCTTTTTCTCCTGTGGTGGCTCATGCCTGAGACCCATCCGTCAAATAGGAGCTAG
- a CDS encoding helix-turn-helix transcriptional regulator: MGDHEKIEGRDQILASSAPDAISVGLALSDRTVRLRVVSMISQMAAVEVADADDADVILTDSDNVPAGPHLVLGDPASLQSTINGVDKDASICVLEAAIRLVVHGYRISVPLVERHRWETDDLTPEGDKMLTERERQVLEKLAAGASNKVIARDLEISLATAKFHVSSLLTKLAARNRTDAVAIGIKLGLLLL, from the coding sequence ATGGGAGACCACGAAAAGATTGAAGGCAGAGATCAGATTTTAGCATCTAGTGCACCGGACGCGATTTCGGTTGGATTAGCTTTATCCGACCGAACAGTCAGGCTGCGCGTGGTGTCAATGATTTCTCAAATGGCAGCTGTCGAGGTAGCCGACGCCGACGATGCTGATGTCATCTTGACCGACTCCGATAACGTGCCTGCTGGCCCCCATTTGGTTCTGGGAGACCCCGCTTCATTGCAATCCACAATTAACGGCGTCGACAAGGACGCCAGCATCTGCGTTCTCGAAGCGGCAATTCGGCTCGTCGTCCACGGTTACCGGATAAGCGTTCCATTGGTCGAGCGTCATCGCTGGGAAACCGACGATTTGACCCCCGAGGGTGATAAGATGCTCACGGAGCGCGAGCGCCAAGTCCTCGAAAAGCTCGCTGCGGGCGCGTCCAACAAGGTGATCGCCAGGGATCTCGAAATCTCCCTCGCGACCGCCAAGTTTCACGTTAGCTCCCTGCTCACAAAATTGGCGGCCCGCAATCGGACAGATGCTGTGGCCATAGGAATCAAACTTGGGCTCCTGCTTCTGTGA
- a CDS encoding 4-hydroxyphenylacetate 3-hydroxylase family protein has product MIKTGIQHIASLRDGREVYLDGELVADVTTHPAFRGAVASIGRMFDFHSAPENRELMTFETDTGTRANRIWELPGSYQALVTRRRALEVWTELHAGFMGRAPDHVASCIAGMYMGREVFEAYDAERAKALSDYYRYARDNDLYLTYVIINPQADRSKSAAEQADPFLTAGVVSRDADGITVRGAKMLATGGIMANEVFVTCIQPLQPGDEKYAVSFAIPMNTKGLKILSRKSYEAAAGSVFDNPLASRFDENDAVLYFDDVKVPWNRVFIVEDIAMCQKQFHATPAHVYQNYQAMIRLSVKVRFLAGIAHRIADTNGIAGFPQVREMLGQLAAEVSMVEAFVVAMETKGQPRGAYFVPDRQMLYAAQTLTQQLYAKIINALRELAGGGMIMLPSSVKDFNNPELARLIGKTQQSPAAGAVDKVKFYKLAWDAVGSEFASRHSQYEMFFAGATFVTKGHAYRTYDWKNAAALLDKMLSSYELADELTNTSNPDSPRAVA; this is encoded by the coding sequence ATGATCAAGACCGGCATACAGCACATTGCGAGCCTGCGCGACGGCCGCGAGGTTTATCTCGACGGCGAACTGGTTGCTGATGTCACCACACATCCGGCGTTTCGCGGCGCGGTGGCCTCGATCGGCCGTATGTTCGATTTTCATAGCGCGCCGGAAAACCGCGAGCTGATGACCTTCGAGACCGACACCGGCACCCGGGCCAACCGGATCTGGGAATTGCCGGGGAGCTATCAGGCGCTGGTCACGCGCCGTAGGGCTCTCGAGGTCTGGACCGAACTGCATGCGGGCTTCATGGGGCGCGCGCCCGATCACGTCGCGTCGTGCATCGCCGGCATGTATATGGGTCGCGAGGTGTTCGAGGCTTATGATGCCGAGCGCGCCAAGGCGCTTTCGGACTATTACCGCTATGCGCGCGACAACGATCTTTATCTCACCTACGTCATCATCAATCCCCAGGCCGACCGCTCGAAGAGTGCCGCCGAGCAGGCCGATCCCTTCCTCACGGCGGGCGTGGTGTCCCGCGACGCCGATGGCATCACAGTGCGGGGCGCCAAAATGCTGGCGACCGGCGGCATCATGGCCAACGAGGTGTTCGTCACCTGCATCCAGCCGTTGCAGCCGGGCGACGAGAAATACGCGGTCTCGTTTGCAATCCCGATGAATACCAAGGGCCTGAAAATCCTGTCGCGCAAATCCTACGAGGCCGCGGCAGGATCGGTGTTTGACAATCCGCTTGCCAGCCGCTTCGACGAGAACGATGCGGTGCTGTATTTCGATGACGTCAAGGTGCCGTGGAACCGGGTGTTCATCGTCGAGGACATCGCGATGTGCCAGAAGCAGTTTCACGCCACCCCGGCGCATGTCTACCAGAACTACCAGGCCATGATCCGGCTATCGGTCAAGGTGCGCTTCCTGGCCGGCATCGCCCATCGCATCGCCGATACCAACGGCATCGCCGGCTTCCCGCAGGTCAGGGAGATGCTGGGCCAACTCGCCGCCGAGGTCAGCATGGTGGAAGCCTTCGTGGTCGCGATGGAGACCAAGGGCCAGCCGCGCGGCGCCTATTTCGTGCCCGACCGGCAAATGCTCTATGCGGCCCAGACCCTGACGCAGCAGCTCTATGCCAAGATCATCAACGCCTTGCGCGAACTGGCCGGAGGCGGGATGATCATGTTGCCGTCCTCGGTAAAGGACTTCAACAACCCGGAGCTCGCAAGGTTGATCGGCAAGACCCAGCAATCGCCCGCCGCCGGTGCGGTCGACAAAGTGAAATTCTACAAGCTTGCTTGGGACGCGGTCGGTTCCGAATTCGCCTCGCGCCATTCGCAATACGAGATGTTCTTCGCCGGCGCGACCTTTGTCACCAAGGGACACGCCTACCGCACCTATGACTGGAAGAATGCGGCGGCGCTGCTCGACAAGATGCTGTCGAGCTACGAACTGGCCGATGAACTGACCAATACGAGCAATCCGGATTCACCCCGCGCTGTCGCCTGA
- a CDS encoding TIGR02444 family protein, producing MADPGQAIDSESWDFALKLYAEPGIADACLRLQAECSVDVMMLLMATFAAVRRGVVLTPSEIADMDAACRPWREQIVLPLRALRTRLKAGPAPAPSEGTEKLRSSIKAAELSAERLQNVVLAHWLENKSPASRAVERADLVAVLLALVRFASQSHRGAPIDAQLPATIVDAALRLSG from the coding sequence ATGGCAGATCCCGGCCAGGCCATTGATTCGGAGAGCTGGGACTTCGCGCTCAAGCTCTATGCCGAGCCCGGCATTGCCGATGCCTGTCTGCGGCTGCAGGCCGAATGCAGCGTCGACGTGATGATGTTGCTGATGGCGACCTTCGCGGCGGTCCGGCGAGGGGTTGTTCTGACGCCATCCGAGATTGCAGACATGGATGCGGCCTGCCGCCCTTGGCGAGAGCAGATCGTGCTGCCGTTGCGGGCCTTGCGCACCAGGCTCAAAGCCGGACCTGCGCCAGCGCCGAGCGAGGGCACAGAGAAGCTGCGATCAAGCATCAAGGCCGCCGAGCTCTCCGCCGAACGGCTGCAGAATGTGGTGCTGGCCCATTGGCTGGAGAACAAATCGCCGGCCTCGCGCGCCGTGGAACGCGCGGACCTTGTTGCCGTGCTGCTCGCGCTCGTTAGGTTTGCATCGCAGAGCCATCGCGGCGCCCCGATCGACGCGCAGCTGCCTGCGACCATCGTCGACGCGGCACTCAGGCTCTCGGGCTGA
- a CDS encoding S1C family serine protease codes for MDQIQDWSKGIRQIVKEVAERVVVLQNEDGSTASGIAWRKGYVATTDEAAGDSVKLITSDGTVLTAELAGRDPSTDIALFKADIDQDPFQASGEVQPGDFAVAVGRGSTSELVAAGFIAETGGEWQSSFGGKIDRKIRLGFRIDRRAHGGAVVDTAGRLVGLAAFGPRRRAIVIPSPTVERIAHRLAKSGTISRGYLGVQLHPLRDGQQGTGAVIVHLDKDGPGATAGLILGDCIISWNGEDVTGARQIFRHLGPDSVGTKIALGILRGGQQSKIDVVVGERPHR; via the coding sequence ATGGATCAGATTCAAGATTGGTCAAAAGGCATTCGGCAGATTGTGAAAGAGGTGGCCGAGCGCGTGGTGGTCCTTCAGAATGAAGATGGCTCGACGGCGAGCGGTATAGCCTGGCGCAAGGGATATGTAGCTACTACAGACGAAGCCGCGGGAGATAGCGTTAAACTGATTACGAGCGATGGCACTGTCCTGACGGCCGAACTCGCTGGTCGAGACCCATCTACCGACATCGCTCTCTTCAAGGCAGATATCGACCAGGATCCCTTCCAAGCATCAGGAGAAGTTCAGCCTGGAGACTTTGCAGTCGCGGTCGGACGCGGGTCGACATCTGAACTGGTAGCTGCGGGCTTCATTGCCGAAACGGGAGGTGAATGGCAAAGCTCGTTTGGCGGAAAGATTGACCGAAAAATTCGACTGGGCTTCAGGATAGACCGCCGTGCGCACGGCGGCGCAGTCGTCGATACGGCCGGACGGCTGGTCGGCCTGGCTGCATTTGGGCCAAGACGCAGAGCGATAGTCATTCCGTCTCCGACCGTTGAACGGATCGCTCACAGGTTGGCAAAGTCCGGCACGATCTCCCGCGGTTACCTCGGCGTTCAGTTGCATCCATTGCGGGACGGACAGCAAGGCACCGGTGCCGTCATCGTTCATCTCGACAAGGACGGACCAGGTGCCACAGCCGGCCTCATCCTGGGCGACTGCATCATCAGTTGGAACGGTGAAGACGTGACGGGCGCCAGGCAGATCTTCCGGCATTTGGGCCCCGACAGCGTCGGTACCAAGATCGCCCTCGGCATTTTGAGGGGCGGTCAGCAGTCCAAGATCGATGTTGTTGTCGGCGAGCGGCCACATAGATAG
- a CDS encoding flavin reductase family protein, with the protein MGAASDLNARAFRRALGQFATGVAVITAQATDGNAIGLTMSSFNSVSVDPPLILFSIDRKAFSLAAMTKAKGYAVNILGRDQEHLSDRFARSLADKWEAVEHTLGLTAAPLIAGAIAHFECQPHAQYDGGDHVIFVGRVVRFSAHPAKEPLIFFRGAYRSLARSERSPEWPLPMHY; encoded by the coding sequence ATGGGTGCAGCCTCGGACTTGAATGCTCGCGCCTTCCGCCGTGCGCTAGGGCAATTTGCTACCGGTGTTGCCGTCATCACGGCACAGGCCACGGACGGCAACGCGATCGGGCTGACCATGAGTTCGTTCAATTCGGTCTCGGTCGATCCCCCGCTGATCTTGTTCTCGATCGACCGCAAGGCGTTTAGCCTGGCTGCGATGACCAAAGCCAAGGGTTACGCCGTCAACATCCTCGGCCGGGACCAGGAGCATCTCTCCGACCGGTTCGCCCGCTCGCTCGCCGACAAATGGGAGGCGGTGGAACACACCTTGGGCCTCACGGCGGCGCCGCTGATCGCCGGGGCGATAGCGCATTTCGAGTGCCAGCCGCATGCGCAATATGACGGTGGCGACCATGTGATTTTCGTCGGCCGGGTGGTGCGGTTCTCGGCTCATCCTGCTAAGGAACCGCTGATATTCTTTCGCGGGGCCTATCGCAGCCTTGCCAGGAGCGAACGCAGTCCGGAATGGCCGCTACCAATGCATTATTAG
- a CDS encoding UbiX family flavin prenyltransferase produces the protein MEPKRLIVGITGASGAIYGVRLLRLLQPTAIETHLVMSRSAKITLSQELDIKVPDVAALADVVHQVDNVGATISSGSFRTLGMVIAPCSMRSLAEIAGGVTSSLVTRAADVVLKERRRLVLMVREAPLHLGHLRSMAAATEIGAIIYPPVPAFYARPNSLEQMVDHTLGRVLDLFDIATGAVSRWEGLGSTRAKELP, from the coding sequence ATCGAACCGAAGCGTCTGATCGTCGGCATCACCGGAGCGTCGGGCGCCATCTATGGCGTTCGGCTGCTGCGGCTGCTGCAGCCGACGGCGATCGAGACCCATCTGGTCATGAGCCGGTCGGCGAAGATCACGCTGTCGCAGGAACTGGACATCAAGGTCCCTGACGTCGCGGCATTGGCGGATGTGGTCCACCAGGTCGATAATGTCGGCGCGACGATCTCCAGCGGCTCCTTCAGGACGCTTGGCATGGTGATTGCGCCGTGCTCGATGCGAAGCCTGGCCGAGATCGCCGGCGGCGTCACGTCGTCGCTGGTGACGCGCGCCGCGGACGTGGTTTTGAAAGAACGCCGCCGGCTGGTGCTGATGGTGCGCGAAGCACCGCTGCATCTCGGCCATCTCAGGTCGATGGCGGCGGCGACCGAAATCGGCGCCATCATCTATCCGCCGGTGCCGGCGTTCTACGCCCGCCCGAACAGCCTCGAGCAAATGGTCGACCATACCCTCGGCCGGGTCCTCGATCTGTTCGATATCGCCACCGGCGCGGTCAGCCGCTGGGAGGGCCTTGGCTCGACCAGGGCAAAGGAGCTGCCTTGA